From the genome of Roseiconus lacunae, one region includes:
- a CDS encoding MauE/DoxX family redox-associated membrane protein — MTTQIATTLKCGSCLSKVRPQLDAFEGMHSWRADLSDPRKLLFVDLAPEIDPGRVVELIRDQGFEASIVEEASYASAQKDGAAEESRFRVSTYKPLFLVVMYVLGASLLMLRAAGTWHLSMGTTYFMGFFFLGFAFFKLLDVSKFADAFATYDIIAKRSRAYALAYPWVEVTLGAMFVTGSALLVANIATVVIMSIGLIGVVSAVRKKQSIQCACLGTAFNLPMSVVTVIENSVMILMAMTMIAIHVAG; from the coding sequence ATGACCACTCAAATTGCGACAACGCTGAAATGCGGAAGTTGCTTAAGCAAGGTACGCCCCCAACTCGATGCATTTGAAGGGATGCATTCGTGGCGTGCAGACCTGAGTGATCCGCGAAAACTACTGTTTGTCGATTTGGCTCCTGAAATCGATCCAGGGCGAGTTGTCGAACTGATTCGCGATCAAGGTTTCGAAGCGAGTATTGTCGAAGAAGCTTCGTATGCTTCGGCACAAAAAGACGGTGCCGCGGAAGAGAGCCGTTTCCGAGTTTCAACTTACAAGCCACTGTTTCTGGTGGTGATGTATGTCCTCGGTGCATCTTTACTGATGTTGCGGGCGGCCGGTACATGGCATCTGTCGATGGGGACGACCTATTTCATGGGATTCTTCTTCCTCGGTTTTGCATTCTTCAAGTTGCTTGATGTATCCAAATTTGCAGATGCTTTCGCAACCTACGATATCATCGCCAAACGGTCTCGAGCATACGCATTGGCGTATCCGTGGGTTGAAGTGACCTTGGGAGCAATGTTCGTTACTGGCAGCGCTCTTTTGGTGGCCAACATCGCCACAGTTGTCATCATGTCGATCGGATTGATTGGTGTCGTCTCTGCAGTTCGGAAGAAGCAGTCGATCCAATGTGCTTGCTTGGGAACCGCGTTCAATCTACCGATGTCAGTCGTAACAGTCATTGAAAACTCCGTCATGATTCTCATGGCTATGACGATGATTGCAATTCACGTTGCCGGCTGA
- a CDS encoding potassium channel family protein gives MMNWFIAAGGFLLTCLGVWETFMAVLHPRATVGPITKVINFGFHFLVRTQTFAHARVLVHCGPALIVTQVLCWATLLLFGISLIVWSQLGSGITATGSTPTDTDFVTAVYFSGFTITTLGVGDLVPRTPAMQFLTITAAGLGFSFFTLVLAYVISVYSTLARRNQFANEIEYRTGRTGDSLGYLRAYLTQSDPSLVNQDLYTLSSNMAELLESHHFYPVLHYFRFSESRYAMSRMLRFCLEVSSIMRAARQVDGYKPAASVEAVDRLWHASMQMLEETMLHFVVCHSTHSDPDPRLAIEVSQSICDSDDLASQLQAAFVDQQSVWLQDLNALAVCTRSESGKES, from the coding sequence ATGATGAATTGGTTCATTGCCGCTGGCGGTTTTCTATTGACTTGCTTAGGAGTCTGGGAAACGTTCATGGCTGTGCTCCATCCACGGGCAACGGTCGGCCCGATCACGAAAGTCATCAATTTTGGATTTCACTTTTTAGTCCGAACGCAAACGTTCGCTCATGCGCGAGTTCTCGTTCACTGCGGTCCCGCACTAATCGTGACGCAAGTGTTGTGTTGGGCGACGCTGCTATTGTTTGGCATCAGTCTGATCGTTTGGTCTCAACTCGGAAGCGGCATCACAGCGACCGGATCGACTCCGACTGATACGGATTTTGTAACCGCGGTGTATTTTTCTGGGTTTACCATCACGACGCTGGGCGTCGGCGACTTGGTTCCTCGAACGCCAGCGATGCAGTTTTTGACCATCACTGCCGCTGGCCTGGGGTTCAGCTTCTTCACGCTTGTGCTTGCCTACGTCATCTCCGTCTATTCGACACTCGCCCGTCGCAACCAGTTTGCCAATGAGATTGAGTATCGCACTGGACGAACCGGAGACAGCCTTGGTTACTTGCGAGCATACCTAACCCAAAGCGATCCTTCATTGGTTAACCAAGACCTTTACACACTGTCGTCGAACATGGCGGAGTTGTTGGAATCGCATCATTTCTATCCGGTCTTGCATTACTTTCGGTTCAGCGAATCTCGATACGCCATGAGCCGCATGTTGAGATTCTGTCTGGAGGTATCTTCGATCATGCGAGCGGCGCGACAGGTCGATGGTTACAAGCCTGCCGCTAGCGTTGAGGCCGTCGATCGGCTCTGGCACGCCAGCATGCAGATGCTAGAAGAGACCATGCTGCATTTCGTGGTCTGTCACTCGACGCACAGCGATCCCGATCCGCGACTGGCGATCGAGGTCTCGCAGTCGATCTGCGACTCGGATGACCTAGCGAGCCAATTGCAAGCTGCGTTCGTCGATCAGCAATCCGTGTGGCTTCAGGATCTGAACGCGCTGGCTGTTTGCACCAGAAGCGAATCCGGCAAAGAATCCTAG
- a CDS encoding MerR family transcriptional regulator, whose translation MSRQTIGTVAKAAGVNVETIRFYERKGLIQQPRPVSTSFREYPAGTVERIRFIKRAQDLGFTLVEIIDLLKLSDGEYGTRADVKRLAELKLGSIRQKIADLRQMETTLHDLVCQCSGRGKVPGCPIIEALISPDPTEINKDKR comes from the coding sequence ATGAGCCGTCAAACCATCGGAACCGTCGCAAAAGCAGCGGGAGTCAACGTTGAAACCATTCGTTTTTACGAGCGAAAAGGATTGATACAACAGCCGCGCCCGGTTTCGACATCGTTCCGCGAATACCCGGCTGGGACAGTTGAACGAATTCGCTTCATCAAGCGTGCGCAAGACCTCGGGTTCACGCTCGTCGAGATCATCGACTTGCTGAAGCTGTCAGACGGAGAATACGGCACGCGGGCCGACGTTAAGCGATTGGCGGAATTGAAACTCGGATCAATTCGTCAAAAGATCGCTGATCTGCGGCAGATGGAAACGACGCTCCACGATCTTGTTTGCCAATGCTCAGGGCGCGGAAAGGTTCCTGGGTGCCCGATTATTGAAGCGCTAATTTCACCCGATCCCACAGAAATCAACAAGGACAAACGATGA